From the genome of Eucalyptus grandis isolate ANBG69807.140 chromosome 2, ASM1654582v1, whole genome shotgun sequence, one region includes:
- the LOC104435381 gene encoding kiwellin, with protein sequence MKYFVALFLALPIAISITLFSSPSHAISSCDGPCHTLDDCTGQLICINGRCRDDPDVGTLRCPNTPSPSDGGCRPSGTVHCQGQSFPIYRCSPPVTSSTRATLTNNDFSESGGGGASECDGRYHKNSELIVALSTGWYAGGSRCGNRIKITSTKTGRSVMAKVVDECDSVNGCPLCRNNIVDGPNAVWHALRLDIEVGVEDVTWSMA encoded by the coding sequence ATGAAGTACTTTGTGGCTCTCTTCCTAGCTCTTCCAATTGCCATAAGCATCACTCTCTTTTCATCTCCTTCACATGCCATCTCCTCATGTGATGGCCCTTGTCATACCCTAGATGATTGCACCGGCCAATTGATATGCATCAACGGGAGGTGCCGCGACGATCCCGACGTAGGCACGCTCAGGTGTCCCAATACTCCATCACCGTCCGACGGAGGATGTCGACCCTCAGGCACTGTGCATTGCCAAGGCCAGTCCTTCCCTATTTATCGTTGCTCGCCCCCGGTAACGTCTTCCACTCGAGCGACCTTGACGAACAACGATTTCAGCGAATCCGGTGGTGGTGGCGCGTCAGAGTGTGACGGCAGATACCACAAGAATTCGGAGTTGATTGTTGCATTGTCAACCGGGTGGTACGCTGGCGGGTCTCGATGTGGGAATAGGATCAAGATAACATCCACGAAGACCGGGAGGAGCGTGATGGCCAAGGTAGTTGACGAGTGCGACTCTGTGAATGGGTGTCCGTTATGCAGGAACAACATCGTCGACGGTCCAAATGCGGTGTGGCACGCTCTGAGGCTAGACATAGAAGTGGGTGTAGAGGATGTCACGTGGTCCATGGCATAG
- the LOC104432894 gene encoding kiwellin — translation MKYLVALLLALPIVISIALFSSPSHAISSCNGPCHTLDDCTGQLICVNGRCHDDPDVGTHTCPSTPSPSGGGCQPSGTMNCHGKSFPRYRCSPPATSSTRATLTNNDFSEGGDGGGPSECDDGYHKNSELIVALSTGWYAGGSRCGSRIRITSTKTGRSAIAKVVDECDSMNGCDGEHAYQPPCKNNIVDGSNAVWHALGLDIEVGEEDVTWSMA, via the coding sequence ATGAAGTACCTTGTGGCCCTCCTTCTAGCTCTTCCAATTGTCATAAGCATCGCTCTCTTTTCATCTCCTTCACATGCCATCTCCTCATGCAATGGCCCTTGTCATACCCTAGATGATTGCACCGGACAATTAATATGTGTCAACGGAAGGTGCCACGATGACCCCGACGTAGGCACGCATACATGTCCCAGTACTCCATCACCGTCTGGTGGAGGATGTCAACCGTCGGGTACTATGAACTGCCATGGCAAGTCCTTCCCTAGATACCGTTGCTCGCCCCCAGCAACGTCTTCTACTCGAGCGACCTTGACGAACAATGATTTTAGCGAAGGCGGCGATGGTGGGGGCCCATCGGAGTGTGACGATGGCTACCACAAAAACTCAGAATTGATCGTTGCACTATCGACCGGGTGGTATGCTGGTGGGTCTCGGTGTGGGAGTAGGATCAGAATTACATCCACAAAGACTGGGAGGAGTGCGATAGCCAAGGTGGTTGACGAGTGTGACTCTATGAATGGGTGTGATGGTGAACACGCCTATCAGCCACCGTGTAAGAACAACATCGTCGACGGTTCAAATGCGGTGTGGCATGCTTTGGGTCTGGACATAGAAGTAGGTGAAGAGGATGTTACATGGTCCATGGCATAG